A section of the Oncorhynchus gorbuscha isolate QuinsamMale2020 ecotype Even-year linkage group LG04, OgorEven_v1.0, whole genome shotgun sequence genome encodes:
- the LOC124033152 gene encoding proteoglycan 4-like, which yields MGGKLSKRKKGYDVSDPKDKKEEITVAAASAVEAVTHVVESKAPAPVAELAAKTAPKVSAAVEGAVESTVVAITEATEEALSAIEAVAKGATAEPAAVPDEPVAAPAEPAPAAEEPAASEEPATAPEDPAPAVAPEEPAAPEKPVAAPEEPAPAAEEPVASREPAEAPEDPVPAVAPEEPAASEEPVAAPEEPAAVAEEPAAAPEEPVAAPEEPVTAPEEPAAAEEPAASPEEPAAAPEEPAAATDKTEAPEEPATLKEPAAAPKEPAVEEPVPEEPVPEEPATAPKEPAPEEPAAAPKEPAVEEPVPEEPVPEEPATAPKEPAPEEPAVAQKQPAPEEPAAAPKEPAVEEPPSEESAAAPKEPAPEEPEAAPKEPAPEEPVAASVKLAAAPEKASEATEQATEVTAEITDTTEPEPAAPEPETETVTGKAPETEAVVKAPVEAEAASPALEEEPASVAEAVSESATEAAAEPEADSIPQPAAEELPLPVEESVAELESEAADAVTEAAEPDAADIAEPIPEIIISESAAPAAAEEAAPAEQEEAVLDNKEVVSSVEATAEPSAPEVNGECQEQAIEPAAVSAPEPQQKECVNGIDKPEDAVEVQSYCELKKNLNLPGDIQIPEAIGEAISQAVDLV from the coding sequence ATGGGAGGCAAGCTGAGCAAGCGGAAGAAGGGGTACGATGTCAGCGACCCAAAGGACAAGAAGGAGGAGATTACTGTGGCTGCTGCGAGTGCCGTTGAGGCCGTGACCCATGTTGTGGAGAGCAAAGCACCAGCTCCGGTCGCTGAGTTGGCAGCGAAGACTGCTCCTAAGGTGTCTGCTGCGGTGGAGGGAGCAGTGGAGTCGACAGTGGTGGCCATCACAGAAGCGACAGAAGAGGCACTGTCAGCTATAGAGGCTGTGGCCAAGGGGGCCACAGCAGAGCCAGCGGCTGTACCAGATGAACCCGTGGCAGCACCGGCAGAACCAGCGCCAGCAGCAGAAGAACCAGCGGCTTCAGAAGAACCAGCCACAGCACCAGAGGACCCAGCGCCAGCTGTAGCACCAGAAGAACCTGCAGCCCCAGAAAAGCCAGTGGCGGCACCGGAAGAACCTGCGCCAGCAGCAGAAGAACCGGTGGCTTCAAGAGAACCAGCTGAAGCACCAGAGGACCCAGTGCCAGCTGTAGCACCAGAAGAACCTGCAGCCTCAGAAGAGCCAGTGGCAGCACCGGAAGAACCTGCAGCAGTAGCAGAGGAACCAGCCGCAGCTCCAGAAGAGCCCGTGGCAGCTCCAGAAGAGCCCGTGACAGCACCGGAAGAACCTGCAGCAGCTGAGGAACCAGCAGCATCACCAGAGGAACCTGCAGCAGCACCAGAGGAACCTGCAGCAGCAACAGATAAAACAGAGGCACCGGAAGAACCAGCGACACTAAAGGAACCAGCGGCTGCACCAAAAGAGCCTGCAGTGGAAGAGCCTGTACCAGAAGAGCCTGTACCAGAAGAGCCTGCAACAGCACCAAAAGAACCTGCACCAGAAGAGCCTGCAGCAGCACCAAAAGAGCCTGCAGTGGAAGAGCCTGTACCAGAAGAGCCTGTACCAGAAGAGCCTGCAACAGCACCAAAAGAACCTGCACCAGAAGAGCCTGCAGTAGCCCAAAAACAACCTGCACCAGAAGAGCCTGCAGCAGCACCAAAAGAGCCTGCAGTGGAAGAGCCTCCATCAGAAGAGTCTGCGGCAGCACCAAAAGAACCTGCACCAGAGGAGCCTGAGGCAGCACCAAAAGAGCCTGCACCAGAAGAGCCTGTGGCAGCCTCTGTGAAGCTAGCTGCAGCACCAGAAAAGGCTTCTGAGGCTACAGAACAAGCCACAGAGGTGACAGCCGAGattacagacactacagaaccagagcCTGCCGCTCCAGAGCCTGAAACAGAGACTGTTACAGGGAAGGCCCCAGAAACTGAGGCTGTGGTCAAGGCACCAGTAGAGGCAGAAGCAGCTTCACCCGCCCTGGAGGAGGAGCCTGCATCAGTTGCAGAAGCCGTGTCAGAGTCAGCCACAGAGGCAGCCGCAGAGCCAGAGGCAGATTCCATCCCACAACCAGCCGCTGAAGAGCTCCCCCTACCTGTAGAAGAATCCGTAGCAGAGCTTGAATCTGAAGCTGCTGATGCAGTAACTGAAGCAGCAGAGCCAGACGCTGCCGACATCGCAGAACCCATCCCGGAGATCATCATTTCAGAATCTGCTGCACCTGCTGCTGCAGAGGAGGCTGCACCCGCTGAGCAAGAGGAGGCTGTGCTGGACAACAAGGAAGTTGTTTCCTCAGTGGAGGCTACTGCTGAGCCTTCTGCCCCTGAGGTCAATGGGGAGTGTCAGGAGCAGGCGATCGAGCCGGCTGCCGTGTCTGCCCCGGAGCCACAGCAAAAGGAATGTGTCAATGGCATTGACAAGCCAGAGGATGCCGTTGAGGTGCAAAGTTACTGCGAATTAAAAAAGAACTTGAACCTGCCTGGCGACATCCAGATTCCTGAGGCAATCGGTGAGGCAATAAGTCAGGCTGTAGACTTGGTCTGA